In Salvelinus alpinus chromosome 30, SLU_Salpinus.1, whole genome shotgun sequence, a single genomic region encodes these proteins:
- the LOC139559588 gene encoding sialidase-like — translation MDGSTVHIVLLMLFLLHYTQGTLPTVTAISPTHTTATQTDYSPVNASHPTTPSTPTSARPSMATSTQDPSSSLTSHVSGTTARPQEGDSTSNTTMNTSSLSTTPTQSTPSQDRCSSPPVLCCLGQSSSCRRRSCFCDQACVLYGDCCHDYRNTCTQPFTPPKPVTQEPRTVDSNTTPSPSNTVDSNITPSPSNTVDSNTTPKPSNTVDSNITPSPSSTVDSSTTPKPSNTVDSSTTPSPSNTVDSNTTPKPSNTVDSNITPSPSSTVDSSTTPSPSNTVDSNITPSPSNTVDSNTTPKPSNTVDSSTTPSPSNTVDSNTTPSPSNTVDSSTTPSPSNTVDSNITPSPSNTVDSNTTPKPSNTVDSNTTPSPSNTVDSSTTPKPSNTVDSNITPSPSNTVDSNITPSPSSTVDSSTTPSPSNTVDSNITPSPSNTVDSNITPSPSSTVDSSTTPSPSNTVDSSTTPKPSSTVDSSTTPSPSNTVDSNITPSPSNTVDSNTTPKPTNTVDSSTTPSPSNTVDSNSSSTTTPSNTVDLNTTPSPSNTVDSNITPSPSNTVDSNTTPKPSNTVDSNITPSPSSTVDSSTTPKPSNTVDSSTTPSPSNTVDSNTTPKPSNTVDSNITPSPSSTVDSSTTPSPSNTVDSNITPSPSNTVDSNTTPKPSNTVDSSTTPSPSNTVDSNTTPSPSNTVDSSTTPSPSNTVDSNITPSPSNTVDSNTTPKPSNTVDSNTTPSPSNTVDSSTTPTPSNTHSRQQYYTFTI, via the exons ATGGATGGGTCTACCGTACACATCGTGCTTCTGATGCTGTTTCTGCTTCACTATACACAGGGGACCTTGCCAACAG TTACAGCCATCTCTCCAACCCATACGACAGCTACGCAGACTGACTACAGCCCTGTGAACGCATCCCACCCAACTACTCCTTCTACCCCCACCTCTGCTCGACCCAGCATGGCTACTTCCACCCAGGACCCCAGCAGTAGTCTGACCAGCCATGTTTCAGGCACCACAGCCAGGCCCCAAGAGGGTGACTCCACCTCTAATACCACCATGAACACCTCAAGCCTATCTACCACACCAACCCAATCGACCCCATCACAGG ACAGATGCTCGTCCCCTCCAGTTCTGTGTTGTTTGGGGCAGAGTAGCAGCTGTAGAAGAAGAAGCTGTTTCTGTGACCAGGCCTGTGTGCTGTATGGAGACTGCTGTCATGACTACAGGAACACCTGCACACAAC CGTTCACCCCTCCAAAGCCAGTCACACAAGAGCCAAGAACAGTAGACAGCAATACTACACCTTCCCCATCTAACACAGTAGACAGCAATATTACACCTTCACCGTCTAACACAGTAGACAGCAATACTACACCTAAACCATCTAACACAGTAGACAGCAATATTACACCTTCACCATCTAGCACAGTagacagcagtactacacctaaACCATCTAACACAGTagacagcagtactacaccttcaCCATCTAACACAGTAGACAGCAATACTACACCTAAACCATCTAACACAGTAGACAGCAATATTACACCTTCACCATCTAGCACAGTagacagcagtactacaccttcaCCATCTAACACAGTAGACAGCAATATTACACCTTCACCATCTAACACAGTAGACAGCAATACTACACCTAAACCATCTAACACAGTagacagcagtactacaccttcaCCGTCTAACACAGTAGACAGCAATACTACACCTTCACCGTCTAACACAGTagacagcagtactacaccttcaCCATCTAACACAGTAGACAGCAATATTACACCTTCACCATCTAACACAGTAGACAGCAATACTACACCTAAACCATCTAACACAGTAGACAGCAATACTACACCTTCACCGTCTAACACAGTagacagcagtactacacctaaACCATCTAACACAGTAGACAGCAATATTACACCTTCACCATCTAACACAGTAGACAGCAATATTACACCTTCACCATCTAGCACAGTagacagcagtactacaccttcaCCATCTAACACAGTAGACAGCAATATTACACCTTCACCATCTAACACAGTAGACAGCAATATTACACCTTCACCATCTAGCACAGTagacagcagtactacaccttcaCCATCTAACACAGTagacagcagtactacacctaaACCATCTAGCACAGTagacagcagtactacaccttcaCCATCTAACACAGTAGACAGCAATATTACACCTTCACCATCTAACACAGTAGACAGCAATACTACACCTAAACCAACTAACACTGTagacagcagtactacaccttcaCCGTCTAACACAGTAGACAGCAATTCTAGTAGTACTACAACACCATCTAACACAGTGGACCTCAATACTACACCTTCCCCATCTAACACAGTAGACAGCAATATTACACCTTCACCGTCTAACACAGTAGACAGCAATACTACACCTAAACCATCTAACACAGTAGACAGCAATATTACACCTTCACCATCTAGCACAGTagacagcagtactacacctaaACCATCTAACACAGTagacagcagtactacaccttcaCCATCTAACACAGTAGACAGCAATACTACACCTAAACCATCTAACACAGTAGACAGCAATATTACACCTTCACCATCTAGCACAGTagacagcagtactacaccttcaCCATCTAACACAGTAGACAGCAATATTACACCTTCACCATCTAACACAGTAGACAGCAATACTACACCTAAACCATCTAACACAGTagacagcagtactacaccttcaCCGTCTAACACAGTAGACAGCAATACTACACCTTCACCGTCTAACACAGTagacagcagtactacaccttcaCCATCTAACACAGTAGACAGCAATATTACACCTTCACCATCTAACACAGTAGACAGCAATACTACACCTAAACCATCTAACACAGTAGACAGCAATACTACACCTTCACCGTCTAACACAGTagacagcagtactacacctacACCATCTAACACA CACAGTagacagcagtactacaccttcaCCATCTAA